The following are from one region of the Sorghum bicolor cultivar BTx623 chromosome 2, Sorghum_bicolor_NCBIv3, whole genome shotgun sequence genome:
- the LOC8073128 gene encoding methyltransferase-like protein 13 — MSSSSPPPPPDDDDGAREVGADADGGDGRSLGYGEAEYWDARYVEEGGAPYDWYQRYDALRPFVRRFAPPASRILMVGCGSALMSEDMVNDGYVEIVNIDISSVVIEMMRKKYFNFPQLQYLRMDVRDMSMFPDESFDCAIDKGTLDSLMCGVDAPLSAAQMILEVDRLLKPGGVFILITYGDPSVRVPHLNQSACDWKIVLYILPRPGFTEEIRRRVLDPVPLTERGRLPDGFVPEDPDSHYVYVCKKMQGLTGTGSPTVNHIESQGEE; from the exons atgtcgtcgtcgtcgccgccgccgccgcctgacgATGACGACGGGGCGCGGGAGGTGGGCGCCGACGCGGACGGCGGCGATGGGAGGTCGCTGGGCTACGGCGAGGCGGAGTACTGGGACGCGCGGTACGTGGAGGAGGGCGGCGCGCCGTACGACTGGTACCAGCGCTACGACGCGCTCCGCCCCTTCGTCCGCCGCTTCGCGCCGCCGGCGTCCCGGATCCTCATGGTCGGCTGCGGCTCCGCGC TCATGTCGGAGGATATGGTCAATGACGGCTATGTGGAGATAGTGAACATTGACATTTCTTCAGTTGTGATTGAGATGATGAGAAAGAAATATTTCAATTTTCCGCAGCTGCAAT ACTTGCGCATGGATGTTAGAGATATGAGTATGTTTCCTGACGAGTCGTTTGATTGTGCAATTGATAAAG GTACTCTGGACTCATTGATG TGTGGTGTGGATGCTCCTCTCAGTGCAGCTCAGATGATTCTGGAAGTGGACAG GCTTCTTAAACCAGGAGGAGTCTTTATTTTG ATAACATATGGTGATCCATCGGTACGAGTGCCTCATTTGAATCAATCAGCATGCGACTGGAAAATTGTACTTTACATTCTAC CAAGACCTGGATTCACTGAAGAGATCAGGAGGCGTGTATTGGATCCTGTTCCACTGACAGAGAGGGGTAGACTCCCTGATGGATTTGTTCCGGAGGATCCTGACTCCCATTATGTCTATGTCTGCAAAAAGATGCAAGGATTAACAGGGACAGGTTCCCCAACTGTAAACCACATAGAGAGTCAAGGTGAAGAATAA